A single window of Vigna unguiculata cultivar IT97K-499-35 chromosome 1, ASM411807v1, whole genome shotgun sequence DNA harbors:
- the LOC114185054 gene encoding uncharacterized protein LOC114185054, which produces MLKQAIGRTCRTSAHAFEGNRVLPWIYVPSCFFHNGQAHMAPRSFFGVEDFLDDDNSRPYTYQKGKKSKNPNKHISFKQRTIAYMEPFTLDVFISKRFVSASLTHRVTSKQVAVAGTNSKDIKAVLRSRSDIPACISIGKILSERAREADVYTASYTPRERDKFEGKIRAVVQSLIDNGIDIKVYLD; this is translated from the exons ATGTTGAAACAAGCAATTGGCAGAACTTGCAGAACCAGTGCTCATGCTTTTGAAGGAAACAGAGTTTTGCCTTGGATATATGTGCCTTCGTGCTTTTTCCACAATGGACAG GCACATATGGCACCTAGAAGCTTTTTTGGGGTAGAGGATTTCCTCGATGATGACAATAGTCGACCTTACACATACCAAAAAGGGAAGAAATCAAAGAATCCAAACAAGCACATATCTTTCAAACAAAGAACGATTGCGTACATGGAGCCGTTTACACTTGATGTGTTTATCTCAAAACGCTTTGTATCAGCTTCACTCACTCATAGGGTGACAAGCAAACAGGTTGCAGTTGCTGGTACCAACTCCAAGGACATAAAAGCTGTTCTTAGGTCTCGGTCAGACATACCAGCATGCATATCCATCGGCAAGATTTTATCTGAAAGAGCAAGAGAAGCTGATGTTTACACTGCTTCCTACACTCCAAGGGAAAGGGACAAGTTTGAAGGGAAAATCAGAGCTGTAGTTCAATCACTCATTGATAATGGGATTGATATCAAGGTTTACCTTGATTGA